A region of the Agrobacterium sp. RAC06 genome:
GTGCCAGAATGACGGCGGAGGCGGCGCCGAACTCCAGGAGATTGAAAGGGGCTGCCTCGCCAAGATGGGCGTTCGAGTGATCAACGCCGGCAAAGGCGATCCAGAGGTCGATCTTTTCCCAGTCGAGAAAGGCGATGAAGACGAAGGGCAGGATGTTCAGCACAATCCAGAAGGGTTGGGTGATCAGCTGGAACTTCGAGATCATCCGGATGCCGTAGGTCACCAGCGGCAGTACGGCCACGGCGGAGATGATGTAGCCGAGCCAGAGCGGAATGCCGAAGGCGAGTTCTAGCGCCTTGGTCATGATCGAAGCCTCGATGGCAAAGAGCATGAAGGTGAAGGCTGCATAGATCAGCGAGGTGATGGTCGATCCGATATAGCCGAAGCCGGCACCGCGGGTCAGAAGATCGATGTCGACCCCGTGGCGGATTGCGTAGCGACTGATCGGTATGCCGACGAGCAGCATCAGGATCGCGGCGACGATGATGGCGAAGAAGGCGTTGGTGGTTCCATAGGCGATCGTGATCGTGCCGCCGATCGCCTCCAGTGCGAGAAAACTGATCGCGCCGATTGCCGTTTGTGAAATACGGCTGGAGGAGAATTTGCGGGCGCTCTTTGCCGTAAAGCGCAGCGCATAGTCCTCCAGCGTCTGGTTCGCAACCCAGCGATTGTATTCGCGGCGAACGGGGATGATGCGTTGGCGTGCGGCCATGCCTAAATTCTAGCGCCTTGTTCTGAGTGGCTTTCCTTTAGGCATTTTCACGCGATTGTCCAGAATAGCAAGGCCCGTTAGGGCTTGATCAGGCCGCCCTGATAGTCGAGTTGATAGACCACGCGCTCACCCATCCGGATACGTTCGACACCGAGGAAGCTGCGGTAGTCTCCGACCGACTGGTCGAGATATTCTCCGAGCGGGTGCAGATAGGTGAAGCCGCCGAGAAAGCGCTTTTCCTGATAAAGGGCTGTCAGAGCCAACTTGATGACGGTGCCCGCCCGCCCGCCGTCGAAACGCTCGGCATCGAGGATGCGACCGTAATAGTTCATTGCCCAGACCGGAATCTCGCCCTGCCAGACCACTTCCTGGCCGAGAAAATCCGTTCCGCCAAAATGGCTGTCGAGATAACGAAAGCGTCCGCGCTCATAGGAAATATCCTTTGCGCCAGTCCGGCTTGCCGAGGGGGCAGGGACCTTGCCGCTGACATAGGTCACGGCCTTGGCTTCAATGATGAAACTTTCCAGAGCCTCCACGGTCGCCTCCTTTATGTCGGAACATAATGAGAACGTATTGGCTTCGGGCCGGCCCGGCAACCCTAGCAACGCATGGGTTGCGACAGTTTCAGCGGATCACTCTGCCGGAACCTGGGCGGCCAGCCTGTCGGAGAGTGCTTTCACGAGGGCGTCGGCATCATAGGGCTTACGCACGACTGGTACGGACAGTAATTCCTCTGGAACCGAGGAGCGATCGTCGTAACCCGTGGCGAAGACAAAGGGGATGCCCCGACGTATCAGCTCCTGGGCGACGGGCACCGATGTGTCGCTGCCGAGATTGATGTCGAGGATTGCGATCGCCGGGGCGAAACTTTTGAGGCGGTTCAAGGCATCGCTGCTTGAGCTCGCGGTCACGACATTATCGATGCCGGCATCGGCGAGCATCATTTCCGCATCCATGGCGATCAGAACCTGATCCTCAACCAGCAGAACCGGTATTCCGGCGATGCTGGTCGGATGATTGACCACTTCGGCCTCGACATGCGGATTGGGTTCTTCGCTCACGGTTTCAACCTCCCAGCTCATAAATCGGCCTGGCAGCCGGAACTCTGCATCCAGTCCCTCGGGGCGATAATCGACCCGGCTTGTTCCGCCGAGGTCGTAGGGAATGCTACGCTCGATGAGGGCTGAGCCAAAGCCTTTGCGACCGATGGGGCCAATGGTCGGTCCGCCGCTTTCGCGCCAGTGCAGTCGGCAGTCGCCGTCCGCGGTTCCCTCCCAGGAAATGGCGAGCGAGCCACCGTCGCGCGAAAGGGCGCCGTATTTTGCAGCATTCGTGCACATCTCGTGGATCACCAGTGCTGCCACGGCATGGGCCCGGGCGTCGAGCGTGACGGAGGGGCCGTTCACCTCGATCACGCTGCGACCAGCGCGATAGGGCAGAAGCTCTGCCTGCAGCAGGTCTTTGAGCGTGCCGCCACCACCACCCCGCGTCAGCTGGTCATGGGCGTGGGACAGCGCATGGATCCGACCGCGCAGCGAGCCGATATAGTCCTGGATCGGCAGTTCATCCCGCGAGGGCGCTGCCACCAGCGACTTGATTACGGCCAGGATGTTCTTGACCCGGTGGTTCAGCTCCTCGTTCAGCATGCGCTGGCGCACGTCGGACTTGCTGCGTTCCTCTTGCATCAGCTCGTTGTGACGCAGGACGATCTCGACGGTCGCCGAACGGATCGCTTCCGCAATCTCGAAATCGCTGTCGCGCCAGGGCGCCGCCTGACGCTGAACCGTTTCCTTCCACAGGGCAAAGCTCTTGCGTGGGGTCAGGCGATCGCCGAGCGGGCCAGCCTCATAGGACTTGTCCGGATTGCCCGCCCAGTTCAGCGTCTGCAGGCGTTCCTTGCGGAAGAAGAAGATGTAGTCGCGCGGCAAATGCGAGAGGGGAACGGCCATGACGCCGGAAACGTCTTCGAAGAAGGCTTCGGCCGGCGGATAGTCCTCAGAAAGCGCCTTTGTCGACCAGATCCGGCCATCTGCCACCTCGGCGATGAAGCGGGTGAAGTCTTCCTCAGCGCCCGGCGGCAGCGTGCTACCGATGGCCGTCCAGCGGCCATTCATCAGAAGTCCGACGCCGTCACAGGCGAACAGCGTCTGGAACTCGGGCAGGGCGGCGGTCAGGATGTCATCGAGATCGGAACGATGCGAGGCGGCCTGGAGAAACCGATCAAGCGAGCGCCGCGCCTCGTTGGATATATCCAGCTTGCGCTTCTGCTTCAGCGCCAGGAGATGCAGCGAGAAGAATTCGCCGAACATTTCTGCCGCGATGCGCTCGGACATGGTCAGGGTCTTGGGCGCATAGTGATGGCAGGCGATCAGGCCCCAGAGCTTGCCGTCGACGATGATCGAGATCGACATGGAGGCCGAAACGCCCATGTTGCGCAGATATTCACAATGGATCGGCGAGACGCTGCGCAGGTGGGCGAAGGAAAGATCGAGCGGCGCGGCCCGTTCTGCGGCCTGCGGCAGCAGATCGACGCGCAGACCTCGCGCATCCGAAATGACGCGGATCGGGTTCTGCATATAGAGGATGCGCGCCTGACGCGGGATATCGGTCGCCGGAAAATACTGGCCGAGAAAACTCTCCAGATCGTGGCGCTTGGCCTCGCTCGCGACCTTGCCCGATCCATCTTCCTCAAAGCGGTAGATCATGACGCGGTCGTAGCCGAGCACTGTGCGAACCAGCTTGGCAGACGCGGAAATCAGCAGATCGATATCGTTGATATCCTTCACCCGACCGATCATTTCACGGGCGAGCTGCAGCGGCTGGGTGCGTCGGAATGAGGGCTCGAATTCGAGGATCGCGCCCTGCTCCTGGCGATGGACGGCGACATCGAAGTGCTGTCCCGTCGGAAGCTGGAGATGGGCGATCACGGCCGGGCGGCTCGCTTCGGGGGCGGCGGCGACGGCGTTGCGGATGTCATGAATCACGTCCTCGCCGAGCAGATCGGCGATCCAGAGCCCGTCCATCGGGCCCTTGGCGCCCAGCATCTCCGGGGCATTCGCCGAATAAAGTCGGATGGAACTTATGCCTGGATCGCAGGCCAGAAGACATCCATGCGGCTGGATCGAGCCGGGGATGTGGATGGGTTCGCGATCACAATTGGTGAGATCCACGGATGGAACGTTCTGCATTCAGGGCGCTTTCGAAGGCACTACGGGCATAGTCGAAGGCGGTGTTTGCCCACCTAGCAGCGGCTCGGTTGTCGTATACACGCACGTTCTCCATATGCTCGGTCAACGCACGCCAGCTGGAAAAGTTCCGTGCCTGGGAAAAAAGATGTCGTGCACCGAAATCGGCCGACAGGCCGAGTGCTTCCGCGCGCTTGGCGAGGAGGCGGGCACCGAGCGCCGATCCTTCCAGGACATAAAGCAGTCCGACGATGCCATCGCCCTCCGGCGGTGTGAACGCCGGCTGGTCCGTCGGCGGGCGAGTGTTCAGGTCGGAAAGATCAGCTTCCAGTTCCGCATGGACACGGTGGGGCTCGTAGTCCTTGAGGTCCAAAGGCAGTTCGGCCTCGGAGAGCCAGGCTTCGACCGGCATGCGGAAGGCTGCGATGCCGGCCAGGTAACACTTGTAGTCATCAAGAGTCCGGAAACTGCCGACGAGACTATCGAGCGCCGCATGAGCGTCGGCAGTCGCCTCTTTGAGAGCCGTTCGACGGAGCGGGAAATCCATTGCAGTCCTTTCCAGATACGTCCTTCTATATCGATGGCCTTCTGATCTGTACAACCCTGAACTTGTAAGGCTGCGATCGGTCCGCCATACGTGTTCCCTCTTTTACCCCCCGACCTACGTCAAACGACGTATACGGTTTTGCACTGCGGCATCGGATAGTCCCCTTCAGCAACGGTTAACACTCATTAACCGACCGGTTGCGACCAAGAAGAGGGGATCACAACAATGTCCATGAAGATGAAACTGACAGGCGCGCTTCTCGGCGCCATGCTGTCGACGACGGCCTTCCACGGCGCATTCGCCCAGGAAGACACGATCAAGATCGGCGTTCTGCACTCGCTGTCCGGCACGATGGCGATCTCGGAAACGACGCTGAAAGACGCCATGCTGATGCTCGTCGAAGAGCAGAACAAGAAGGGTGGCATTCTCGGCAAGAAGATCGAAGCCGTCGTTGTCGACCCGGCGTCTGACTGGCCGCTGTTTGCCGAAAAGGCGCGCGAGCTGATTGAAAAGGACAAGGTTGCGGCCGTCTTCGGTTGCTGGACCTCGTCGTCGCGCAAGTCCGTTCTCCCTGTTTTCGAAGAGCTGAACTCGATCCTCTTCTACCCGGTCCAGTACGAGGGTGAAGAATCCTCGCGCAACATCTTCTACACAGGCGCTGCTCCGAACCAGCAGGCGATCCCGGCCGTTGACTACCTGGCCGAGAACGAAGGCGTCGAGCGTTGGGTTCTCGCCGGCACCGACTACGTCTATCCGCAGACGACCAACAAGATCCTCAAAGCCTATCTGATGTCCAAGGGCGTTGCCGAAGAAGACATCATGATCAACTACACGCCGTTCGGTCATTCCGACTGGCAGACCATCGTCTCCGACATCAAGAAGTTCGGTTCGGCCGGCAAGAAGACCGCCGTCGTTTCGACCATCAACGGTGACGCCAACGTGCCGTTCTACAAGGAACTGGGCAACCAGGGCATCAAGGCCGAAGACATCCCGGTCGTGGCCTTCTCGGTCGGTGAAGAAGAACTCGCCGGTCTCGATACCGCACCGCTCGTCGGTCACCTTGCCGCCTGGAACTACTTCCAGTCCGTCGACACCCCGGCCAATGCCGAGTTCATCAAGACCTGGCATGCCTTTACCGGCAACGAAAAGCGCGTGACCAACGACCCGATGGAAGCTGCCTATATCGGCTTCAACGCCTGGGTTAAGGCCGTCGAAGCTGCGGGCACGACCGAAACCGATGCCGTTCTCGACTCGATCATCGGCGTTGCCGTTCCGAACTTGACCGGCGGCTACTCGACCGTCATGCCGAACCACCACATCACCAAGCCGGTGCTGATCGGCGAAATCCAGGCCGACGGCCAGTTTGAAGTCGTCCAGGAAACGCCTGCCGTCGTCGGTGACGAGTGGTCCGATTATCTGCCTGATTCCAAGGACCTGATCGCCGATTGGCGCAAGCCGATGGAATGCGGCAACTTCAACGTTGCCACCGGCAAGTGCGGCGGCAAGGGCAGCTGATCGGCTTTTTCCCACCTCCCCCTTGAGGGGGGAGGTCATCGCCTAGCGATGGGTGGGGGTGATTTCGTGCACAGCGTCACCCCACCCCGAACCTTCGGTTCGACCCTCCCCTTCAAGGGGAGGGTGTTCGCGAACCGCACATAGCGGAACTACCCCTTCTTCCCGTCCACGGGGAGAAGGTGCCGGCAGGCGGATGAGGGGCTTTTCAGGCTCCGCCGCCCCGCCAACCGGGGGACAACAGAATGCTTATCCGTTTCATCACACTCGCCTTCCTCTTCCTTTCCTTCGCCGCGCCCTCCTTCGCGCAGAGCGATCCCAAGGATCTCATCAAAGCTCTTGGAAAAGCCAGCTTTAAAGAGGCCGAAGCGCTTCTGGGGCAGATCGCCGCGACAGGCGATCCGCGCGTCGTTCCTGCGCTCGAAGCCTTTGCAGAGGGCGAACTCTTCGTTCGCAAGTCGGACAATCAGGTCTTCATCACCAAGGCTGCCGGCAGCAATCTGGCGGCCATCGATCCGTTGACGGGCGAGACTGTCGGCGAGGAGCCCAAGGGCGCCTTCACCAAGGTGAGGGTCAACAACAATCTCCGTCGCGCCATCCGTTCCGCGCTGGGCGGACTGACGCTGCTCAGCCCGGACAGGAATGTCCGTCTTTCCGCCGCCCAGGCGGTGCTGCAGTCTCCGAGTGCCGAAAATCTTGAGCTCGTCGAGACAGCGCTTGCCAAGGAAACCGATGCCGAGGTCAAGGCGCGCATGGAGCAGGCGAGGGCCGTGTCCATTCTGGCGTCTGACCGCTCGATCGAGGAGAAGCGAGGCGCGATCGAGGCTGTCGCATCAATCGGCGGCAGACCGGCCAAGAGCATCCTGCTCTCCGTATCCGGCACCATTGATGAGAGCTTGCGGCCGGATCTCGACGCCGCCGTCTCGAAGATCGAAGGCGAGTTGATCCTGTGGGATACCGCCGAGAGTGTCTGGTACGGCATCTCGCTCGGATCGGTGCTGCTGCTCGCGGCGATCGGCCTTGCCATCACCTTTGGCGTCATGGGCATCATCAATATGGCGCATGGCGAGATGGTGATGATCGGCGCCTATTCCACCTTCGTGGTGCAGCAGGTGATCCGAACCAGCTATCCCGGTCTCTTCGACTGGTCTCTCGCCATTGCGCTGCCCGTCGCCTTCTTGATGACGGCGCTGATCGGGCTCGTCATCGAGCGCGGTGTCATCCGGTTCCTCTATGGCCGGCCGCTCGAAACGCTGCTTGCCACCTGGGGCATTTCGCTGATCCTCCAGCAGACCGTGCGCACGATCTTTGGCCCGACCAACCAGGAAGTGGGCAACCCGTCCTGGATGTCCGGCTCATTTGCGCTGGGGGGCATGACAATCACCTGGAACCGTCTCTGGATCGTGCTGTTTTCGCTCACCATCTTTTTCGCGCTGCTCGCGCTGATGAAGAAGTCCGCCTTCGGCCTGCAGATGCGCGCCGTGACGCAGAACCGCCGCATGGCGTCTTCCATGGGCATTCGGACACCCTGGGTCGATGCCTTCACCTTCGCGCTCGGATCGGGCATTGCCGGTATCGCCGGCGTGGCGCTTTCCCAGATCGACAACGTCTCTCCGAACCTCGGCCAGGCCTATATCATCGACAGTTTCATGGTCGTGGTCTTTGGCGGGGTCGGTAATCTCTGGGGTACGCTGGTCGGCGCCTTGTCGCTCGGCATCCTCAACAAGTTCCTCGAACCCTCGGTCGGCGCCGTGCTCGGCAAGATCCTCGTGCTCGTGCTGATCATTCTCTTCATTCAGAAACGACCGCGCGGCCTCTTTGCGCTCAAGGGAAGGGCGGTGGAAGCATGATTACCGGCTTCATCTTACGCGCACTCGAAGGCAAGATCCTCATTGCCGCCGGCATCCTCATCGCCTTTGCCTTGCTCGTCCCGGCGCTCAACCTGCTGACGCCGCCCGACAGCCCCTTCCATGTGCCGACCTATGTCATGTCGCTGATGGGCAAGTATCTCTGCTACGCGCTGCTGGCGCTGGCGCTCGATCTCGTCTGGGGCTATTGCGGCATTCTCTCGCTTGGCCACGGCGCCTTCTTCGCGCTCGGTGGCTATGCCATGGGCATGTATCTGATGCGCCAGATCGGCTCCCGTGGCGTATACGGTGATCCCATCCTGCCCGACTTCATGGTCTTCCTGAACTGGAAGGAACTGCCGTGGTTCTGGCATGGCATGGACATGTTCCCTGTCGCCATGGCGATGGTGCTGATCGTGCCCGGCCTGCTCGCCTTCTTTTTCGGCTGGTTTGCCTTCCGCTCCCGCGTCAACGGCGTCTATCTGTCGATCATCACCCAGGCGATGACCTATGCGCTGATGCTCGCCTTCTTCCGCAACGACATGGGCTTCGGCGGCAATAACGGCCTCACCGACTATAAGGAAATCCTCGGCTTCTCCGTCCAGGCGGACGGAACGCGTGCGGTGCTCTTTGCGCTCTCGGCGATCTTCCTGGCGCTCTGCCTGGTGATTGCGTCCGGCATCACCCGTTCTAAGTTCGGCAAGGTGCTGGTCGGCGTGCGCGATGCGGAAAGCCGCGTGCGCTTCCTTGGTTACCGGGTCGAGAACATCAAGCTCTTCACCTTCGTCGTCTCGGCGATGATGGCGGGCATTGCCGGTGCGCTTTTCGTGCCGCAGGTCGGCATCATCAACCCCGGCGAATTCGATCCGGCCAACTCGATCGAAGTCGTTGTCTGGGCGGCTGTCGGCGGGCGCGGCACGCTGATCGGGCCGATCATCGGGGCGATCCTCGTCAATGTCGGCAAGAGCTATTTCACCGGTGCCTTCCCCGATCTCTGGCTGTTTGCACTCGGCGGTCTCTTCATCTTCGTCACGCTGTTCCTGCCCAAGGGCATCGTCGGCACGGTGCAGCAGTATCTCGCACGCCGGAGGGAATATCGGGATGCAGCCGACAAGGATGCGGCGAACGCCGATGTGAAACCCCAATCGGCCCCCGTGGCTGCGGAGTGATGTGATGAGCGACAAGACCACGTCCAGCCTGCTCTATCTCAACGGTGTCTCCGTCTCCTTCGACGGCTTCAAGGCGCTGAATTCGCTCTCCTTCATCGTCGAACCCGGCGAACTTCGCGCCATCATCGGCCCTAACGGCGCCGGCAAGACGACGATGATGGACATCATCACCGGCAAGACCCGACCTGACAGCGGCGAAGTCTTCTTCGATGGCGGCAAGATCGACCTCACCAAGAAGGACGAGGCCGAGATTGCGCAGCTTGGCATCGGCCGCAAGTTCCAGAAGCCGACGGTGTTCGAAAGCCATACCGTCTGGGACAATCTGGAACTGGCGCTGAACCGCAAGCGGGGTGTCTTTGCCACGTTGTTCTATAGCCTGTCGTCCAAAGACAAGGCGCGCATCGAGGAGATCCTCGAGACGGTTCGTCTGACGCATCGCAAGGACGAGCTCGCTGCCAATCTCTCCCACGGCCAGAAGCAGTGGTTGGAGATCGGCATGCTGCTCGCCCAGGAGCCGAAGCTTCTGCTCGTCGACGAGCCGGTCGCCGGCATGACGGATGCCGAGACGGCGGAAACGGCCATTCTGCTCAAGGAGATCGCCAAGACCCGCTCCGTCGTCGTCGTAGAACACGACATGGGCTTCATCCGCGACCTCGGCGTCAAGGTGACCTGTCTGGCGGAAGGCTCGGTCCTGGCCGAGGGCTCGATCGATTTCGTTTCGAACGACCAGAAGGTCATCGAAAACTATCTGGGGCGGTGATGATGAGCGCTCTGGCGTTTGCCCCTCACCCTAACCCTCTCCCCGCAGGCGGGGAGAGGGGACTTGCCCGCCGGAACCTCGGCGGTGGTCGCAAGGGCAGCGGCACGGGGTCTTCTCCCCGCTTGCGGGGAGAAGGTGGCGGCAGCCGGATGAGGGGCGACCTAAATATGAAAAGAGAATTGCGATGCTGACAGTCGAAAACGTCAATCTCCACTACGGTGCCGCACAGGCTCTCCGAGGCGTCTCCATCAATGCCGAGATGGGCAAGATCACCTGCGTGCTCGGTCGCAACGGGGTCGGCAAGTCGTCGCTTCTGCGCGCCATCACCGGCCAGCATGCGGTGTCGGCGGGAACGATCACCTTCAACGGCCAGAAGCTCAACGGCATGGCGCCGTTCAACCGGGCGCGGACGGGCGTGGGCTATGTGCCCCAGGGCCGTGAGATCTTTCCGCTTCTGACCGTGAAAGAAAACCTCGAGACCGGTTATGCACCGCTGGAGCGCAAGGACCGCTTCATCCCGGATGATATCTTCGCGCTGTTTCCAGTCCTCGACACCATGCTGTCGCGGCGCGGGGGTGACCTCTCCGGTGGGCAGCAGCAGCAGCTGGCGATCGGGCGAGCTATGGTGACGCGGCCGAAGATCCTGGTGCTGGACGAGCCGACCGAAGGCATCCAACCGTCGATCATCAAGGATATCGGCCGGGCGATCCGCTACCTGCGCGATACGACCGGCATGGCGATCCTGCTGGTCGAGCAGTATCTGGATTTCTGCCGGGAGCTCGCCGATCACGTTTACATCATGGATCGCGGCGAGATCGTGCATGAGGGTGCAGCGGAGACGCTCGATACGCCGGAAGCGCGGCGTCATCTGACCGTCTGATTTTGCAAGACAGGGTTGATGATTTATTAGCGAAGTCGGGTTGATGCTGGGGACACGCGTGCTATTGAACGCGCATCTTCGAACAGAAGGCACATCCATGACAACCAGCACGGTTTTCCCACTCGTGCGGGCACGCGGTATTTCGCGCGTGGTCGCGGGGCTCTTTTTCTTTGGTCTTTCCAGCGCCGCTGCCCAGGCGGCGGGGTGTGGCGAACCCGTCCAGCCCGGCCACTACAGCCTCAGCTTTCAGTCCGGTGGTGTGGAGCGCGAGGCAATCTATGTCATTCCGTCGAGCTATACAGGCAAGAAGAAGGTCCCGCTGGTTCTCGATTTCCACGGCTCCAACAGCAATCCGAAGGTCCAGCTCGGCCGCAGCCACTGGAACGAGGTTGCCGAGCGCGAGGGCTTCGTGGTCATGGCGCTGGCCGGCAGCCTGAAGGGTGGATTGCCGAACACCTATGCCTGGAACGTGCCCGGTGTCACGGCAGGTGAGGGCGCGGATGAGTCCGCCGCCATTCGTGAGGCGCTGAAGATCGCAAAAGAAAAGCTCTGCATTGATGCCACCAAGGTTTACGCCTCGGGTTATTCCGGCGGCGGGCGCATGCTGTCGCAATATATCTGCAACGGCTTCCGCGAATTTGCCGCGGCCGGCTTCGTCATGGGCCTGCGCGCCGGTACACCCGTCGAGGAAAACGGTGTCTGGCAGCCGCGGCGGGAAAGCTGCCAGCCGAGCCGGCCGGTGTCGATCATCGCGTTTTCCGGCAAGAAGGATCACGTCAATCCATTCGAAGGCGGTGGCCGGGCCTATTGGCGGTATGGCGGCGAAGTGGCGCTCAACCGCTGGGCCGAACTCAACGGCTGCGATACGCGGGCCTCTCTCGAGACCGGTGAGAATGCCGACGTGGCGACCTATGCCGGCTGTCGTGCAGGCACCAGCGTTGTCTCCTATGTGATTGCCAGTGCTGACCACGCCTGGCCGGCCCGCACGGTGCGCTTCCGTCTCGCTTCTAACGGCGACAAGGCGATCCGCGAGGTTGATGCGACCGACAGAATGTGGGAGTTCTTCAAGGCCTCGGGCGGCGAGATGATTGCGACAGTCGCAGTCGACGCTGCCTGCAGCGACAAACAGAAAACCGCCGCGATCAGCGATGGCGGGCAGGGGACACGGTGCACGCGAACAAGCAAACCAGACAGCAACGCGCCGTCGGTGTCGGACGACTTGTGACAAAGTCGCTCGGCGGGCGTACGCGCATCGCCGAGCTTTATCAGGAAGGGGCGGCCAAGATCCGCCTTCCTGAGAGTTTCACCGACGAGCTCGAAGCGGTGACGATCAACACTGCGGGCGGTATTACTGGTGGCGACCAGTTCGACTGGAGCTTTCGCGCCGGTCCGGGATGTTTCCTCACCGCGACCACGCAGGCCTGTGAGAAGATCTACAAGGCCTCTGCCGGTACCGGCCAGATCACCACGCGGATCGAGGTGGGCGAGGGCGCCAAAATGCATTGGCTGCCACAGGAAAGCATTCTCTTCGACAACGCCTCGCTGACGCGCCGGCTGGAGGTCGACCTCGCCGAGGATGCCGAATTCTTGGCCGTCGAGGCGATCCTGCTCGGGCGCAAGGCCATGGGGGAGGCGATGAATGCGGGTCTGGTTCGCGACCGCTGGCGGATCCGCCGCGGAGGTCAGCTTTTGCATGCCGAAGAGCTGAAGCTCGAGGGGGATGTCGCTAACCTTGTGGCGTCCCCGGCGGTACTTGCCGGACGCGTGGCCTTTGCGACTCTCATCTTCGTCAGCCCGCGTGCCGAAGCGCTGATCCGCCCAATTCGTGAGCAGATCGGTGAAGAAATGGGCGGCGTAAGTCATTGGCAAGGCAAGCTTGTTGCCCGTGTGGCTGCCTCCGACGGTTTTGCCTTGAGAAAAATCCTGTTGCCCGTCATTTCGGCCTTGCGCGGGGGCGCGTCTGTGCCAAAAGTCTGGAATCTCTGACGATCACGCCATTGGAGCACGCATGAATCTGACGCCGCGGGAAAAGGACAAACTGCTGATCGCGATGGCCGCCATGGTCGCGCGTCGCCGGCTCGAACGGGGCGTGAAGCTCAACTATCCGGAAGCGATTGCGCTGATCACCGATTTCGTCGTCGAAGGGGCGCGCGACGGTCGCGCCGTCGCCGATCTGATGGAGGCGGGCGCGCATGTCATCACCCGCGACCAGGTGATGGAAGGCATCGCCGAGATGATCCACGACGTGCAGATCGAGGCGACGTTCCCCGACGGTACGAAACTCGTCACCGTTCACGAACCTATTCGGTGATATAGATGGGGGCGACTTCAGTCGAGACAGCTCAGTATCTCATCGAGGAGTTGAAGTATATAAGGTCTCGGCTGGAAGGTCTGTCTGCCGAGGTCACCCGGATTGAGATATTTTCCCTGAGCGGATTTGTCTCGTTTTACGGGTTTATGCTATTCGGAGATCTGAAGTCTGGGCAGTCTGTATCCGTAGATATTTCCATAAATTCGGGTCAAAATTATCAGTTGTTATTAATTAGTTTATTTGTTTTTCTTTTTTTCCTTTATGGATGGGTGAGGTATAAATTAATCATGGATGCAATTGTGAAGCACGATGATTATATCCGTGATTTTATAGAACCTTTTTTTCATGGTGGCACTCAGATTCCTGGATTTGTTAAATACTATGGACAGTACATTGCGGAAAAACAGATTAATCATCGGCTTTGGAGGCACGTATACTGGGGTGGTGGCGCGTTAATTACGTTGCTTAACTTCGCGTTCCAGTTGTGCTCGATATACGGAGAAACCCTATGATCCCCGGTGAAATCATTGCCGCCGCTGGCGAAATCGAACTGAATGCCGGACATCCGACCGTGACGCTTGAGGTCTCCAACAGCGGCGATCGCCCGGTGCAGGTCGGCAGTCACTACCACTTCTTCGAGACCAATGCCGGGCTGCTCTTCGAGCGTGACAAGGCGCGCGGCATGCGGCTCGACATTCCGGCAGGGACTGCCGTGCGCTTCGAACCCGGGCAGACGCGTCAGGTCACGCTGATCCCGCTCTCGGGCAAACGCGAAGTCTACGGTTTCCGCCAGCAGGTCATGGGCAGTCTCTGAGATGCGCGAGGCCGGGGCTAGGTCATGGGGCGAGCGATGAACTGGAGCGTGATCCTGATGCTGTGCGGTTGCGTATTGCTGCAAGACGC
Encoded here:
- the urtB gene encoding urea ABC transporter permease subunit UrtB, which encodes MLIRFITLAFLFLSFAAPSFAQSDPKDLIKALGKASFKEAEALLGQIAATGDPRVVPALEAFAEGELFVRKSDNQVFITKAAGSNLAAIDPLTGETVGEEPKGAFTKVRVNNNLRRAIRSALGGLTLLSPDRNVRLSAAQAVLQSPSAENLELVETALAKETDAEVKARMEQARAVSILASDRSIEEKRGAIEAVASIGGRPAKSILLSVSGTIDESLRPDLDAAVSKIEGELILWDTAESVWYGISLGSVLLLAAIGLAITFGVMGIINMAHGEMVMIGAYSTFVVQQVIRTSYPGLFDWSLAIALPVAFLMTALIGLVIERGVIRFLYGRPLETLLATWGISLILQQTVRTIFGPTNQEVGNPSWMSGSFALGGMTITWNRLWIVLFSLTIFFALLALMKKSAFGLQMRAVTQNRRMASSMGIRTPWVDAFTFALGSGIAGIAGVALSQIDNVSPNLGQAYIIDSFMVVVFGGVGNLWGTLVGALSLGILNKFLEPSVGAVLGKILVLVLIILFIQKRPRGLFALKGRAVEA
- the urtC gene encoding urea ABC transporter permease subunit UrtC; this translates as MITGFILRALEGKILIAAGILIAFALLVPALNLLTPPDSPFHVPTYVMSLMGKYLCYALLALALDLVWGYCGILSLGHGAFFALGGYAMGMYLMRQIGSRGVYGDPILPDFMVFLNWKELPWFWHGMDMFPVAMAMVLIVPGLLAFFFGWFAFRSRVNGVYLSIITQAMTYALMLAFFRNDMGFGGNNGLTDYKEILGFSVQADGTRAVLFALSAIFLALCLVIASGITRSKFGKVLVGVRDAESRVRFLGYRVENIKLFTFVVSAMMAGIAGALFVPQVGIINPGEFDPANSIEVVVWAAVGGRGTLIGPIIGAILVNVGKSYFTGAFPDLWLFALGGLFIFVTLFLPKGIVGTVQQYLARRREYRDAADKDAANADVKPQSAPVAAE
- the urtD gene encoding urea ABC transporter ATP-binding protein UrtD — translated: MSDKTTSSLLYLNGVSVSFDGFKALNSLSFIVEPGELRAIIGPNGAGKTTMMDIITGKTRPDSGEVFFDGGKIDLTKKDEAEIAQLGIGRKFQKPTVFESHTVWDNLELALNRKRGVFATLFYSLSSKDKARIEEILETVRLTHRKDELAANLSHGQKQWLEIGMLLAQEPKLLLVDEPVAGMTDAETAETAILLKEIAKTRSVVVVEHDMGFIRDLGVKVTCLAEGSVLAEGSIDFVSNDQKVIENYLGR
- the urtE gene encoding urea ABC transporter ATP-binding subunit UrtE, whose amino-acid sequence is MLTVENVNLHYGAAQALRGVSINAEMGKITCVLGRNGVGKSSLLRAITGQHAVSAGTITFNGQKLNGMAPFNRARTGVGYVPQGREIFPLLTVKENLETGYAPLERKDRFIPDDIFALFPVLDTMLSRRGGDLSGGQQQQLAIGRAMVTRPKILVLDEPTEGIQPSIIKDIGRAIRYLRDTTGMAILLVEQYLDFCRELADHVYIMDRGEIVHEGAAETLDTPEARRHLTV
- a CDS encoding alpha/beta hydrolase family esterase; translation: MTTSTVFPLVRARGISRVVAGLFFFGLSSAAAQAAGCGEPVQPGHYSLSFQSGGVEREAIYVIPSSYTGKKKVPLVLDFHGSNSNPKVQLGRSHWNEVAEREGFVVMALAGSLKGGLPNTYAWNVPGVTAGEGADESAAIREALKIAKEKLCIDATKVYASGYSGGGRMLSQYICNGFREFAAAGFVMGLRAGTPVEENGVWQPRRESCQPSRPVSIIAFSGKKDHVNPFEGGGRAYWRYGGEVALNRWAELNGCDTRASLETGENADVATYAGCRAGTSVVSYVIASADHAWPARTVRFRLASNGDKAIREVDATDRMWEFFKASGGEMIATVAVDAACSDKQKTAAISDGGQGTRCTRTSKPDSNAPSVSDDL